In a single window of the Rhizobium tropici CIAT 899 genome:
- a CDS encoding response regulator transcription factor: MNTTAVKILVVDDEPPIRKLLRVGLGAQGYVVNEAQSAASARVSVAEDQPDLIVLDLGLPDKSGQDLLLEWREDGVQIPVVILSSRTDEAGIVKALESGADDYVTKPFGVNELAARIRVALRHRLQQQGEKAIFQTGGLSIDLVKRIVKVDGREIKLSPKEYDILRVLAQHAGKVLTHQFLLKQIWGPAADVQYLRVYVRQLRQKIEEIPDQPRYITTETGVGYRLREPD; encoded by the coding sequence ATGAACACTACCGCTGTCAAGATTCTCGTTGTCGATGATGAACCGCCGATCCGCAAATTGCTGCGCGTCGGTCTTGGCGCCCAGGGCTACGTCGTCAACGAGGCGCAGAGCGCCGCATCGGCTCGGGTATCGGTCGCCGAGGATCAACCCGATCTGATCGTGCTGGATCTCGGCTTGCCCGACAAATCCGGCCAGGACCTGCTTTTGGAATGGCGTGAGGATGGGGTGCAGATCCCGGTGGTCATTCTGTCGAGCCGCACCGATGAAGCTGGTATCGTCAAGGCGCTGGAGAGCGGCGCCGATGATTATGTGACCAAGCCTTTCGGCGTCAACGAGCTTGCCGCCCGCATCCGCGTAGCGCTGCGACATCGCCTGCAGCAGCAGGGCGAAAAGGCGATTTTCCAGACCGGCGGCCTTTCCATTGATCTCGTCAAGCGCATCGTCAAGGTCGATGGCAGGGAGATCAAGCTGTCGCCGAAGGAGTACGACATCCTGCGGGTGCTTGCCCAGCATGCCGGCAAGGTCCTGACGCATCAGTTTTTGCTGAAGCAGATCTGGGGGCCGGCGGCCGATGTGCAGTATCTGCGCGTCTATGTGCGCCAGCTCCGGCAGAAGATCGAAGAAATCCCGGATCAGCCACGCTATATCACCACCGAGACTGGCGTTGGCTATCGGCTGCGTGAGCCTGATTGA
- a CDS encoding sensor histidine kinase — protein sequence MADDSRDMLSRPSPDALLEKARAETRGRLKIFLGAAPGVGKTYEMLMSGRAKIADGVDVVIGVVETHGRRETQALLEGFEIVPRVNVDYKGRALEEMDLDAILKRRPDLVLVDELAHTNAYGSRHPKRYLDVKELLDRGIDVYTTLNIQHVESLNDVVSQITRIRVRETVPDSIIDLADDVEIIDLTPDDLIKRLHDGKVYVSKTAERALTNYFTPGNLTALRELALRRTAQRVDDQLLTHMQAHAIQGPWAAGERVLVSIDHHPRSASLVRYAARMAARLRAPWAAVYVETNRSISLSEAQRDTIAATLRLAEQLGGEAITLPGREVAEELLRHSASNNVTHIVIGSPKIGSWRDWSRRSVSYDLIRRAGDISVHVISGSEADGEAARRGVKVAPSPPPFQLRGYVLATLYVAIALGFCVILDQVLDVRNLALVFLMAVLASAVTQGLRPALYSCFLGALAFNFFFLPPRYTLTISDPESVLAFFFFLGVAVIASNLTATVQRQAAAARQRARTTEDLYLFSKKLAGTGTLDDVLWATAFQLASMLKLRVVLLLPELGTIAVKAGYPPDDTLDDADIAAARWAWEHNHAAGRGADTLPGAKRLYVPLRTGRAAVGVIGLDSDRRDGPLLTPEQQRLLDALADQAALAIERVQLVADVDRAKLAVEADRLRSALLTSISHDLKTPLAAILGAAGTLRDYLETLPNEDRVDLLSTVIDESERLNRFIANLLDMTKIESGAMEPNYALHYAGDIVGSALRRAEKILAQHRVDVKMPVDLPMVKVDPVLFEQVLFNLLDNAAKYAPEGSAIRLEAWSDIDNIVFRVMDEGPGIPPTDLERVFDIFYRVRKGDQVRAGTGLGLSICRGFIEAMGGTIAAGNRTDRQGAGFTIRLPKPTDVLKLDELK from the coding sequence ATGGCAGACGACAGCCGCGATATGCTGAGCAGGCCTTCTCCCGATGCGCTTCTCGAAAAGGCGCGGGCAGAAACACGCGGACGGCTGAAGATATTCCTGGGAGCGGCACCAGGCGTCGGTAAGACCTATGAGATGCTGATGTCAGGCAGGGCGAAGATCGCCGACGGCGTCGATGTTGTGATCGGCGTGGTCGAGACCCATGGCCGCCGCGAGACACAGGCCCTGCTTGAAGGATTCGAGATCGTTCCGCGCGTCAATGTCGATTACAAGGGCAGGGCGCTTGAGGAAATGGATCTCGATGCCATCCTGAAGCGCCGCCCCGACCTGGTGCTTGTCGACGAACTTGCCCATACCAATGCTTATGGCAGCCGGCATCCCAAACGCTATCTCGATGTGAAGGAGCTTCTCGACCGTGGGATCGACGTCTATACGACGCTTAATATCCAGCATGTTGAAAGCCTGAATGACGTCGTCTCGCAGATTACCCGCATCCGGGTGCGCGAGACGGTGCCGGATTCGATCATCGATCTCGCCGACGATGTCGAAATCATCGATCTGACGCCTGATGATCTCATTAAGCGGCTACATGACGGCAAGGTCTATGTCTCAAAGACGGCTGAGCGGGCGCTGACTAATTATTTCACGCCCGGCAACCTGACGGCACTCCGCGAACTGGCGCTGCGGCGCACCGCCCAGCGCGTCGACGACCAGCTCCTGACCCATATGCAGGCGCACGCGATCCAGGGGCCGTGGGCTGCCGGCGAGCGTGTGCTCGTTTCCATCGATCATCACCCGCGCTCGGCGTCGTTGGTCCGCTACGCCGCCCGCATGGCTGCGCGCCTGCGGGCTCCCTGGGCGGCCGTCTATGTCGAAACCAACCGCTCGATCAGCTTGAGCGAGGCGCAGCGCGACACGATTGCCGCGACGCTCAGGCTCGCCGAGCAGCTCGGCGGTGAAGCTATCACGCTTCCGGGCCGCGAGGTGGCGGAGGAATTGCTTCGCCATTCGGCGAGCAACAATGTCACCCACATCGTCATCGGTTCGCCAAAAATCGGCTCCTGGCGCGATTGGTCGCGGCGTTCTGTGTCCTACGATCTCATCCGCAGGGCCGGGGACATCAGCGTCCATGTCATTTCCGGCAGCGAAGCGGATGGCGAGGCTGCAAGGCGGGGTGTCAAAGTGGCGCCTTCGCCGCCGCCTTTCCAGCTCCGTGGTTATGTCCTGGCAACGCTCTATGTCGCCATCGCGCTCGGTTTCTGCGTCATTCTCGATCAGGTGCTGGACGTACGCAACCTGGCGCTCGTCTTTCTGATGGCGGTTCTGGCCAGCGCGGTAACGCAGGGCCTGCGCCCGGCGCTCTATTCCTGTTTTCTCGGCGCTCTTGCCTTCAACTTCTTCTTCCTGCCGCCGCGCTACACACTGACGATCAGCGATCCGGAAAGCGTGCTTGCCTTCTTTTTCTTCCTCGGTGTCGCGGTGATCGCGAGTAACCTGACGGCAACGGTGCAGCGCCAGGCGGCGGCGGCGCGGCAACGGGCGCGAACCACCGAAGACCTTTATCTTTTCTCCAAGAAGCTTGCCGGCACGGGTACGCTGGACGATGTTCTCTGGGCAACCGCCTTTCAATTGGCGTCGATGCTGAAACTGCGGGTCGTGCTGCTCCTTCCCGAACTTGGCACGATTGCCGTCAAGGCGGGCTATCCGCCTGACGATACGCTTGACGATGCCGATATTGCGGCGGCGCGCTGGGCATGGGAGCACAATCACGCCGCCGGCCGCGGCGCCGATACCTTGCCGGGTGCCAAACGTCTTTACGTCCCCCTGCGCACCGGCCGCGCTGCCGTGGGCGTCATCGGCCTCGATAGCGACCGGCGCGACGGCCCGCTCTTGACGCCGGAGCAACAGCGGCTGCTCGATGCACTCGCCGATCAGGCGGCTCTTGCCATCGAGCGCGTACAACTGGTTGCCGATGTCGACCGGGCGAAGCTTGCCGTCGAGGCGGACCGGCTGCGCTCGGCGCTGCTGACCTCGATTTCGCATGATCTGAAGACGCCGCTTGCTGCCATCCTTGGTGCGGCCGGAACCTTGCGCGATTATCTGGAGACGCTGCCGAACGAGGACCGGGTGGATCTCCTGTCGACCGTCATCGACGAATCCGAGCGCCTCAACCGCTTCATCGCCAATCTTCTCGATATGACCAAGATCGAGTCCGGTGCGATGGAGCCGAATTATGCCTTGCATTATGCCGGCGACATTGTCGGCAGCGCGCTGCGGCGGGCGGAAAAAATCCTGGCGCAACACCGTGTTGACGTGAAGATGCCCGTCGATCTGCCGATGGTGAAGGTCGACCCGGTCCTGTTCGAGCAGGTGCTGTTCAATCTGCTCGACAATGCCGCCAAATATGCGCCGGAGGGATCGGCCATTCGGCTGGAGGCCTGGTCCGATATCGACAACATCGTCTTCCGCGTGATGGACGAGGGACCGGGTATTCCGCCCACCGACCTCGAGCGCGTCTTCGATATATTCTACCGCGTACGCAAGGGCGATCAGGTGCGCGCGGGAACCGGTCTTGGCCTGTCCATCTGCCGCGGTTTCATCGAGGCGATGGGTGGCACGATTGCCGCCGGTAACAGAACGGATCGGCAGGGAGCGGGCTTCACCATCCGTCTGCCGAAACCAACAGATGTCCTGAAGTTGGATGAATTGAAATGA
- the cysT gene encoding sulfate ABC transporter permease subunit CysT produces the protein MHSITRKRWRLRQPSVIPGFGLALGVTLAWLIFIVLIPLSGLLWKSSALGWQNFWALALDVRTLYALRMSFGGAFIAALVNAVLGLILAWVLVRYRFPGKRILDAMVDLPFALPTAVAGIALTTLYAPNGWIGQFLTPLGIKIAFTPVGIVIALIFVGLPFVVRTAQPVMEEIDREVEEAAATLGASRFQTITRVLLPGLAPAALTGFALAFARAAGEYGSVIFIAGNKPYVSEIAPLLIVIRLEEYNYSAATAIATLMLFISFTMLLIINLIQSWSRRRYGYGA, from the coding sequence ATGCATTCTATAACCCGCAAGCGGTGGCGGTTACGGCAGCCGAGCGTCATTCCAGGATTCGGATTGGCGCTCGGCGTTACCTTGGCTTGGCTCATCTTCATCGTTCTCATTCCGCTGTCGGGACTGCTGTGGAAGAGCAGCGCCCTCGGCTGGCAGAATTTCTGGGCCCTCGCGCTTGACGTGCGCACGCTCTATGCGCTGCGCATGAGCTTCGGCGGCGCCTTCATCGCTGCGCTCGTCAATGCCGTGCTCGGACTTATCCTGGCTTGGGTGCTGGTGCGTTACCGCTTTCCGGGCAAGCGCATCCTGGATGCCATGGTTGATCTGCCGTTCGCCCTGCCGACGGCAGTCGCCGGGATTGCCTTGACGACGCTCTATGCGCCGAATGGCTGGATCGGTCAGTTCCTGACGCCGCTCGGCATCAAGATCGCGTTCACCCCGGTGGGTATCGTCATCGCGCTGATTTTCGTCGGCTTACCGTTCGTGGTGCGCACTGCGCAGCCCGTCATGGAGGAGATCGACCGCGAGGTCGAGGAGGCGGCAGCGACCCTCGGCGCGTCGCGTTTCCAGACGATAACCCGCGTGCTCTTGCCAGGCCTTGCGCCCGCGGCGCTGACGGGCTTTGCATTGGCGTTTGCGCGCGCGGCCGGCGAATACGGATCGGTCATCTTCATCGCCGGCAACAAGCCCTATGTTTCCGAAATCGCACCGCTGCTCATCGTCATTCGCCTGGAGGAATACAATTATTCCGCGGCGACGGCGATTGCGACGTTGATGCTGTTTATTTCCTTCACCATGCTTTTGATCATCAACCTCATCCAGTCCTGGAGCAGAAGGAGGTATGGCTATGGCGCATGA
- a CDS encoding K(+)-transporting ATPase subunit C: MLKQIRPAIVMIVATTVLTGLAYPLAMTGVAQALFPHQANGSLVEKDGKVIGSSLIGQNFTADKYFHGRPSATTGADPNDPTKSVSAPYNAANSGGSNLGPTNSALMTRIKGDAATLQAQNPNTPVPIDLVTTSGSGLDPDISPQDAYFQIPRVAKARNMDEAKVKSLVDAAIEPRELGVLGEPVVNVLALNQALDASMTQ, from the coding sequence ATGTTGAAACAAATCAGACCCGCGATCGTCATGATCGTCGCTACGACCGTTCTGACTGGCCTTGCCTATCCGCTTGCCATGACCGGTGTCGCCCAGGCGCTCTTTCCCCATCAGGCCAATGGCAGCCTGGTGGAGAAGGACGGCAAGGTGATCGGCTCCAGCCTTATCGGCCAGAATTTTACGGCGGATAAATATTTCCACGGTCGTCCCTCGGCCACGACCGGTGCCGATCCGAATGACCCGACCAAATCGGTCTCCGCACCCTATAATGCCGCCAATTCCGGCGGCTCCAATCTCGGTCCGACCAATTCGGCTCTGATGACACGTATCAAGGGCGATGCCGCAACGCTGCAGGCCCAGAATCCCAATACGCCGGTTCCGATCGATCTGGTCACGACATCGGGCAGCGGTCTCGATCCGGACATCTCGCCTCAAGATGCCTATTTCCAGATCCCGCGCGTTGCCAAAGCACGAAACATGGATGAGGCCAAGGTCAAGTCGCTCGTCGACGCTGCCATCGAGCCTCGAGAACTCGGCGTTCTCGGCGAGCCAGTGGTCAATGTGCTGGCATTGAACCAGGCGCTTGATGCTTCTATGACTCAATAA
- a CDS encoding sulfate ABC transporter substrate-binding protein, translated as MQTIKLSRLLATAVLIGSFSIAAVAPTWAADKTLLNVSYDPTRELYKDFNTAFAANWKKDTGETINIKASHGGSGAQARSVIDGLDADVVTLALEGDIDAIAKATHKIPADWKTKFPNNSVPYTSTIVFLVRKGNPKGIKDWGDLVKDGVEVITPNPKTSGGARWNILAAWAWAKQANGGDDAKAQDYVGQLLKHVPVLDTGARGATTTFVQRGLGDVLLAWENEAYLSLDELGPDKFEIVTPSVSIRADPPVAVVDGNVDTKGTRKVAEAYLKYLYSDEGQKIAAKHYYRPIKPEAADPKDVARFPSLKLATIDDFGGWSQAQPKFFADGGVFDQIYKPGQ; from the coding sequence ATGCAGACGATAAAGCTTTCACGGCTTCTCGCCACAGCTGTTCTGATCGGCAGTTTCTCGATCGCGGCCGTCGCACCGACCTGGGCGGCGGACAAGACGCTTCTCAATGTTTCCTACGATCCGACCCGTGAACTCTATAAGGATTTCAACACGGCCTTTGCTGCCAACTGGAAGAAGGACACGGGTGAAACCATCAATATCAAGGCTTCGCATGGCGGTTCCGGCGCGCAGGCCCGCTCGGTCATCGACGGTCTTGATGCCGATGTCGTGACGCTGGCGCTTGAAGGCGATATCGATGCGATCGCCAAGGCGACGCACAAGATCCCCGCCGACTGGAAGACCAAGTTCCCGAACAATTCCGTTCCCTATACCTCCACCATCGTTTTCCTGGTGCGCAAGGGCAATCCCAAGGGCATTAAGGACTGGGGGGATCTGGTGAAGGACGGCGTCGAAGTCATCACGCCGAACCCGAAGACATCGGGCGGTGCCCGCTGGAACATTCTGGCGGCATGGGCCTGGGCCAAGCAGGCCAATGGCGGCGATGATGCCAAGGCGCAGGACTACGTCGGGCAGCTCCTCAAGCATGTGCCGGTCCTCGACACCGGTGCGCGCGGGGCGACGACGACCTTTGTGCAGCGTGGTCTTGGTGATGTTCTGCTCGCCTGGGAAAACGAAGCCTACCTCTCGCTCGACGAGCTCGGTCCCGATAAATTCGAGATCGTGACACCGTCCGTTTCGATCCGCGCCGATCCTCCGGTTGCCGTCGTCGATGGCAATGTCGACACGAAGGGCACGCGCAAGGTCGCGGAAGCATACCTGAAATACCTGTACTCGGATGAAGGTCAGAAGATCGCTGCGAAGCACTATTACCGGCCGATCAAGCCGGAAGCAGCCGATCCGAAGGATGTCGCTCGTTTCCCGTCCCTGAAGCTCGCAACTATTGACGACTTCGGCGGATGGTCTCAAGCTCAGCCGAAATTCTTCGCTGACGGGGGCGTCTTCGATCAGATCTATAAGCCGGGACAATAA
- the cysW gene encoding sulfate ABC transporter permease subunit CysW has product MAHDLSAPVETGHSVITESRIARIIFVLISLVFLTLMVLLPLAAVFVEAFRKGIETFFGALVDEETFAAIRLTLIVAGISVPLNLVCGVAAAWAIAKFEFKGKAFLTTLIDLPFSVSPVISGLVFVLLFNSNSTLGPWLQSHGIQILFAVPGLVLATMFVTFPFVARELIPLMQEQGSADEEAALSLGANGWQTFWYVTLPNIKWGLLYGVLLCNARAMGEFGAVSVVSGHIRGETNTMPLQVEILYNEYNFSGAFAVATLLALLALVTLILKTLLEMRYSEEIAASRRH; this is encoded by the coding sequence ATGGCGCATGATCTTTCTGCACCAGTCGAAACGGGTCATTCCGTCATCACCGAAAGCCGCATCGCACGCATTATTTTCGTGCTGATTTCGTTGGTCTTCCTGACATTGATGGTCCTGCTGCCGCTCGCTGCCGTTTTCGTCGAGGCTTTCCGGAAAGGAATCGAAACCTTCTTCGGAGCCTTGGTCGACGAGGAGACCTTCGCGGCGATCCGGCTGACCCTGATCGTTGCCGGCATCAGCGTGCCCCTGAACCTCGTCTGCGGTGTTGCTGCCGCCTGGGCGATCGCCAAGTTCGAATTCAAGGGCAAAGCCTTTCTCACCACCCTGATAGATCTGCCCTTCTCGGTGTCGCCGGTCATATCGGGTCTGGTCTTCGTGCTGTTGTTCAATTCCAACAGCACACTCGGGCCCTGGCTGCAGAGCCACGGCATACAGATATTGTTTGCGGTTCCGGGCCTTGTACTGGCGACGATGTTTGTCACCTTTCCCTTCGTCGCGCGTGAGCTGATCCCGCTGATGCAGGAGCAGGGCAGCGCAGACGAGGAGGCCGCACTTTCGCTTGGGGCGAATGGCTGGCAGACCTTCTGGTATGTCACGCTGCCGAACATCAAATGGGGTCTGCTTTACGGGGTCCTGCTCTGCAATGCCCGCGCCATGGGCGAGTTCGGCGCCGTTTCGGTGGTTTCCGGCCACATTCGCGGCGAAACAAACACCATGCCGCTGCAGGTCGAGATTCTCTATAACGAATATAATTTCTCCGGGGCCTTTGCCGTTGCTACGCTCCTGGCTCTGCTTGCCCTCGTTACATTGATACTGAAGACGCTGCTGGAAATGCGCTATAGCGAAGAGATCGCAGCCAGCCGGCGTCACTGA
- a CDS encoding PTS sugar transporter subunit IIA, with the protein MDLSTIILPEHVFVGVSTPTKWRALQMLSSKAAHCFGLDEAVVLRALETREKLGTTGIGNGVAVPHAAIAAMTRPRGLMVHFTHPVDFDAIDDVPTEWAFVLLFGEGGRSDYLNVLAAIARRLRTEGVLTAMRQTKSADELYSVFMSDTIC; encoded by the coding sequence ATGGACCTTTCCACGATCATTCTTCCGGAACACGTCTTTGTCGGCGTCTCCACTCCGACGAAATGGCGCGCATTGCAGATGCTGTCGTCGAAGGCAGCCCATTGCTTTGGTCTGGACGAGGCAGTGGTCCTGCGGGCGCTGGAGACGCGCGAAAAATTGGGCACGACGGGGATCGGCAATGGCGTTGCGGTTCCGCATGCCGCCATCGCTGCCATGACGAGGCCTCGGGGACTGATGGTGCATTTTACACATCCCGTCGATTTCGATGCCATCGACGACGTGCCGACGGAATGGGCTTTCGTGCTGTTGTTCGGAGAGGGCGGTCGGAGCGACTATCTGAACGTGCTTGCCGCGATCGCGAGGCGTTTGCGCACGGAAGGCGTTCTGACGGCGATGCGGCAGACAAAGAGCGCTGATGAACTCTATTCCGTCTTCATGTCCGACACAATTTGCTGA
- the kdpB gene encoding potassium-transporting ATPase subunit KdpB, with translation MSQLKSASILDSRILVPAIGASFKKLNPRTLAKNPVMFVVAVVSMLTTVLFLRDLVTGGGNLGFSLQINIWLWFTVLFANFAEAVAEGRGKAQADSLRKSRTETQAKLLAGNSRTDYKMVPGTSLKVGDVVLVEAGDIIPSDGEVIEGVASVNEAAITGESAPVIRESGGDRSAVTGGTQVLSDEIRVRITAAAGSTFIDRMIALVEGAERQKTPNEIALNILLAGMTLIFVLATVTIPSFAAYAGGSIQTVVLVALFVTLIPTTIGALLSAIGIAGMDRLVRFNVLAMSGRAVEAAGDVDTLLLDKTGTITLGNRQATAFRPVRGISEHDLADAAQLASLADETPEGRSIVVLAKEKYAIRGRDMTSLKATFVPFTAQTRMSGVDLDGSSIRKGAVDAVVAYVEGAANGATEGTAVISRTSSETLRELQVIADEIAKAGGTPLAVARDGRLLGVIHLKDIVKGGIRERFAELRRMGIRTVMITGDNPLTAAAIAAEAGVDDFLAQATPEMKLALMRQEQAQGKLVAMCGDGTNDAPALAQADVGVAMNTGTVAAREAGNMVDLDSDPTKLIEIVEIGKQLLMTRGALTTFSIANDIAKYFAIIPAMFIAFYPQLKMLNVMGLATPQSAILSAIIFNALIIVALIPLSLKGVRYRPIGAGALLSRNLLIYGLGGIIVPFIGIKAIDMAITAIGLA, from the coding sequence ATGAGCCAGTTAAAATCAGCGAGTATTCTGGATTCTCGCATTCTCGTTCCGGCCATCGGCGCTTCGTTCAAGAAGTTGAACCCGCGCACGCTCGCCAAGAACCCCGTCATGTTCGTGGTCGCCGTCGTTTCGATGCTGACGACCGTCCTCTTCCTGCGCGACCTCGTCACCGGCGGCGGCAATCTCGGCTTTTCGCTGCAGATCAATATCTGGCTGTGGTTCACCGTGCTATTTGCCAATTTCGCCGAAGCCGTTGCCGAGGGGCGCGGCAAGGCGCAGGCGGATTCGCTGCGCAAGTCGCGCACGGAAACCCAGGCGAAGCTGCTCGCCGGTAACAGCCGCACGGATTACAAGATGGTGCCTGGCACCAGCCTGAAGGTCGGTGACGTCGTTCTGGTGGAAGCCGGCGATATCATCCCGTCGGACGGCGAAGTCATCGAAGGCGTCGCCTCCGTCAATGAGGCTGCGATCACCGGTGAATCCGCGCCCGTCATCCGTGAATCGGGCGGCGACCGCTCGGCTGTGACCGGCGGTACGCAGGTTCTCTCGGATGAGATCCGCGTGCGCATCACGGCCGCTGCAGGCTCGACCTTCATCGACCGTATGATCGCGCTGGTCGAAGGTGCCGAACGGCAGAAGACGCCGAACGAAATCGCGCTCAATATCCTGCTGGCCGGCATGACGCTGATCTTCGTGCTTGCAACCGTCACTATCCCGAGCTTTGCCGCCTATGCCGGCGGTTCAATCCAGACGGTCGTGCTCGTTGCACTCTTCGTGACGCTGATCCCGACCACCATCGGCGCGTTGCTTTCGGCGATCGGTATTGCCGGTATGGACCGCCTGGTGCGCTTCAACGTGCTTGCCATGTCTGGTCGTGCCGTCGAAGCCGCCGGCGATGTCGACACGCTGCTCCTCGATAAGACCGGCACGATCACGCTCGGCAACCGTCAGGCAACCGCCTTCCGCCCGGTCCGGGGTATCAGCGAGCACGATCTCGCCGATGCCGCGCAGCTTGCCTCGCTGGCCGACGAGACGCCGGAGGGACGCTCGATCGTCGTGCTCGCCAAGGAGAAATATGCGATCCGTGGCCGAGACATGACCAGCCTGAAGGCGACCTTCGTTCCTTTTACCGCTCAGACCCGCATGAGTGGCGTCGATCTCGATGGCTCCTCGATCCGCAAGGGCGCGGTCGATGCTGTCGTCGCCTATGTCGAAGGTGCAGCCAATGGTGCGACGGAAGGTACAGCCGTTATCTCGCGCACATCCAGCGAAACGCTGCGCGAGCTACAGGTGATCGCCGATGAGATCGCCAAGGCCGGCGGTACGCCGCTCGCCGTTGCACGTGACGGTCGTCTTCTCGGGGTTATCCATCTCAAGGATATCGTCAAGGGCGGTATTCGCGAGCGTTTTGCGGAACTGCGCCGCATGGGCATCCGCACGGTCATGATCACCGGCGATAATCCGCTGACGGCCGCCGCGATTGCCGCCGAAGCCGGTGTCGACGACTTCCTCGCTCAGGCAACGCCTGAGATGAAGCTGGCACTGATGCGTCAGGAGCAGGCACAGGGCAAGCTGGTCGCCATGTGCGGCGACGGCACGAACGACGCGCCCGCACTCGCCCAGGCCGATGTCGGCGTGGCCATGAACACCGGCACGGTCGCCGCCCGCGAAGCCGGCAACATGGTCGATCTCGACAGTGACCCGACGAAGCTCATCGAGATCGTCGAGATTGGCAAGCAGCTGCTGATGACCCGCGGTGCGTTGACCACCTTCTCCATCGCCAACGATATCGCGAAGTACTTCGCCATCATCCCGGCGATGTTCATCGCCTTCTATCCGCAGCTGAAGATGCTTAATGTCATGGGGCTGGCAACGCCGCAGAGCGCCATCCTCTCGGCTATCATCTTTAACGCGCTCATCATCGTCGCGCTGATCCCGCTGTCATTGAAGGGTGTCCGCTACCGGCCGATCGGCGCCGGCGCGCTGCTCAGCCGCAACCTGCTGATCTACGGCCTCGGCGGCATCATCGTTCCCTTCATCGGCATCAAGGCCATCGACATGGCGATCACTGCCATCGGCCTCGCCTAA
- a CDS encoding sulfate/molybdate ABC transporter ATP-binding protein produces the protein MEVRVQNLRKEFGRFPALHDVSLDIRSSELIALLGPSGSGKTTLLRLIAGLETPTEGKIFFGEEDASLKTVQQRNIGFVFQHYALFRHMTVLDNISFGLKVRSASRRPPRDEIRRRATELLELVQLNGLEKRYPTQLSGGQRQRVALARAMAVEPNVLLLDEPFGALDAQVRKDLRKWLREIHDRTGHTTVFVTHDQEEALELADRVVVLNKGAIEQVGTPDEIYDTPNSPFVYGFIGQSNRLKVRITSGEIWFDDKPLGLSTPHEPDGEAYLYFRPHDIEIRDGDGGAIAGLLVASRRVAGTRHLEINIGAEHDPIEIELPPNKADALDRNRIAFRPTRWKLFRNGV, from the coding sequence ATGGAAGTTCGCGTTCAAAACCTGCGTAAGGAATTCGGTCGCTTTCCCGCATTGCATGACGTGTCCCTGGATATCCGCTCGAGCGAACTGATCGCGCTTCTCGGACCGTCTGGCTCTGGCAAGACGACGCTGCTGCGCCTGATTGCCGGTTTGGAAACGCCCACGGAGGGCAAGATCTTCTTTGGCGAAGAGGATGCTTCGCTGAAGACCGTCCAACAGCGTAATATCGGCTTCGTGTTTCAGCATTATGCGCTGTTCAGGCACATGACGGTGCTCGACAATATCTCCTTCGGTCTGAAGGTTCGCTCGGCATCGCGGCGCCCGCCGCGCGATGAAATCCGCCGCCGTGCAACGGAGCTGCTAGAACTGGTGCAACTAAATGGCCTGGAGAAGCGCTATCCAACGCAGCTTTCAGGCGGCCAGCGCCAGCGTGTTGCGCTGGCGCGGGCCATGGCGGTGGAGCCGAATGTCTTGCTTCTCGACGAGCCCTTCGGGGCTCTCGATGCGCAGGTGCGCAAGGACCTGCGCAAATGGCTGCGTGAGATTCACGACCGCACCGGCCACACCACCGTTTTCGTGACCCATGACCAGGAAGAAGCACTGGAGCTCGCCGACCGGGTCGTCGTTCTCAATAAGGGCGCGATCGAACAGGTCGGCACGCCGGACGAGATCTACGACACGCCGAACTCGCCTTTCGTTTATGGCTTCATCGGTCAGTCCAATCGTCTCAAGGTGCGCATCACCAGCGGTGAGATCTGGTTCGATGACAAGCCGCTGGGGCTCAGCACGCCGCATGAGCCCGATGGCGAAGCCTATCTCTATTTCCGACCCCACGATATCGAGATCCGCGACGGCGATGGCGGCGCGATCGCGGGGCTGCTCGTTGCCAGCAGGCGCGTGGCAGGCACCCGCCATCTTGAGATCAACATCGGTGCCGAGCACGATCCTATCGAAATCGAACTGCCACCGAACAAGGCGGATGCATTGGACCGCAACCGCATCGCCTTCAGGCCGACGCGCTGGAAGCTCTTTCGCAACGGCGTCTGA